From Halotia branconii CENA392, the proteins below share one genomic window:
- the lhgO gene encoding L-2-hydroxyglutarate oxidase: protein MFDFAIVGGGIVGLSTGLALGKRYPHARILVLEKENQWAFHQTGNNSGVIHSGIYYKPGSFKAKFCRDGSRSMVEFCQEHGIDHEVCGKVIVATEEQELPRLENLYKRGLENGIKVQKISPEAVKEIEPHVRCVGGIRVFSTGIVNYKQVCLKYAELIQQQGGELRLNTKVLKISPSGQNQVLETNNGSFETRFVINCAGLHSDRVAKLGRAEPQAKIVPFRGEYYELTPEKRYLVKTLIYPVPNPDFPFLGVHFTRMIDNSVHAGPNAVLSFKREGYKKTDFNLGDLAEVITYPGFWKLAAKHADEGIQEIIRSFSKAAFTRSLQKLIPEVQAQDLVPTHAGVRAQALKNDGSLVDDFLIVPGQNSIHVCNAPSPAATSSLEIGTAIVAQIPHQSHLETVVITAGDRG, encoded by the coding sequence ATGTTTGATTTTGCTATTGTCGGTGGAGGAATCGTCGGACTATCTACAGGGCTAGCTTTGGGTAAACGCTATCCTCATGCCCGCATTTTAGTATTAGAAAAAGAAAACCAGTGGGCATTTCACCAAACCGGCAACAATAGCGGAGTAATTCACTCTGGTATTTACTATAAACCAGGGAGTTTTAAAGCTAAATTCTGCCGTGACGGTAGTCGCTCAATGGTAGAATTTTGCCAAGAACATGGTATTGACCATGAAGTTTGCGGCAAAGTAATTGTGGCAACTGAAGAACAAGAACTACCACGTCTAGAAAACCTTTATAAACGCGGTTTAGAGAATGGTATTAAGGTTCAAAAAATTAGCCCAGAAGCAGTTAAAGAAATTGAACCTCATGTCAGGTGTGTAGGTGGAATTAGGGTTTTTTCAACTGGCATTGTTAATTATAAGCAAGTTTGTCTCAAATACGCTGAATTAATTCAACAACAAGGAGGAGAATTACGCCTGAATACAAAGGTGCTAAAAATTTCTCCTAGCGGTCAAAATCAGGTATTAGAAACAAACAATGGCAGCTTTGAAACTCGCTTTGTGATCAATTGTGCCGGATTGCATAGCGATCGCGTTGCTAAATTAGGTAGGGCAGAACCCCAAGCGAAAATCGTTCCCTTCCGGGGAGAATACTACGAACTCACCCCAGAAAAACGTTATTTGGTGAAAACTCTCATTTATCCGGTTCCCAACCCAGATTTCCCTTTTTTGGGTGTCCACTTTACCCGGATGATTGACAACAGCGTTCATGCAGGACCAAACGCCGTTCTTAGCTTCAAACGCGAAGGTTACAAAAAAACCGACTTTAATTTAGGAGATCTTGCCGAAGTCATCACCTATCCCGGTTTTTGGAAACTAGCTGCAAAACATGCTGACGAAGGCATTCAAGAAATTATTCGTTCTTTTAGTAAAGCAGCCTTCACCAGAAGTTTGCAAAAACTAATTCCCGAAGTCCAAGCGCAAGATTTAGTACCCACCCATGCAGGAGTTCGCGCTCAAGCTTTAAAGAACGATGGCTCTTTGGTAGACGATTTTTTGATCGTTCCTGGTCAAAATTCTATCCATGTTTGCAATGCTCCTTCTCCAGCTGCTACCTCTTCCTTAGAAATTGGTACAGCAATTGTTGCTCAAATTCCTCACCAGTCACATCTTGAGACTGTAGTAATTACAGCAGGGGACAGGGGATAG
- the rfbF gene encoding glucose-1-phosphate cytidylyltransferase, protein MKAVILAGGLGTRLSEETSIRPKPMVEIGGKPVLWHIMKIYSAHGINDFIICCGYKGYIIKEYFANYFLHMSDVTFDMRFNQMNVHSGYAEPWRVTLVNTGDHTLTGGRLKRVWEHVGNDTFCFTYGDGVSDVNITELINFHKEQKSLATLTAVQPAGRFGAISLGQEQTKIHSFREKPEGDGAWINGGYFVLEPEVINLIADDSTVWEKEPLEKLADMEQLSAFKHQGFWQPMDTLRDKNYLEDLWKSDRAPWKVW, encoded by the coding sequence ATGAAAGCGGTGATTTTGGCTGGAGGTCTTGGTACACGCCTCAGTGAAGAAACTAGTATCAGACCAAAGCCGATGGTTGAAATTGGCGGTAAGCCAGTTTTATGGCACATAATGAAAATTTATTCTGCCCACGGCATTAATGACTTCATTATCTGTTGCGGTTACAAAGGGTACATCATTAAAGAGTACTTTGCTAACTACTTTTTACACATGTCAGATGTCACATTTGATATGCGATTTAACCAAATGAATGTGCATTCTGGATATGCCGAACCCTGGCGTGTCACCTTAGTCAATACAGGTGATCACACCCTGACAGGTGGACGTTTAAAACGTGTTTGGGAGCATGTTGGCAATGACACCTTTTGCTTTACTTATGGTGATGGTGTGAGTGATGTCAATATCACAGAGTTAATTAACTTTCATAAAGAACAAAAGTCTTTAGCAACACTGACAGCAGTTCAACCAGCAGGAAGATTTGGGGCAATTTCTTTAGGACAAGAACAAACAAAAATCCACAGCTTTCGAGAAAAACCTGAAGGTGATGGCGCTTGGATTAATGGTGGTTATTTTGTCTTGGAACCAGAAGTAATCAACTTAATTGCTGATGACTCCACAGTTTGGGAGAAAGAACCATTAGAAAAGCTAGCTGATATGGAACAGTTATCGGCGTTTAAACATCAAGGCTTTTGGCAACCTATGGATACTTTACGAGATAAAAACTATTTAGAAGATCTCTGGAAAAGCGATCGCGCCCCTTGGAAAGTATGGTAG
- a CDS encoding tetratricopeptide repeat protein, which translates to MQVLRCLPNPEIINLSVSLGRGGEACIYALPSDSELVAKIYHKPTVAHAYKLQAMLANPPENPTASLGHISIAWPLDLLRAADISDEFADNNSDRIIGFLMPRIRGMRPVIDFYNPRTRRQHCPLFNYQYLLRTARNLAAAFAALHSSGYCVGDVNESNILVSDTALVTLVDTDSFQVRDLDNSVVYRCPVGKPEFTPPELQNKIFAQHDREIAHDLFGLGVLVFQLLMEGTHPFSGIFQGIPEPPPYEARIAAGHFTYSRKRQVPYLPTPIAPAWEILHPKLQELFLRCFEDGHSDTQLRPSAQNWLSALAEAEDSLITCTTNPQHRYNNHLNTCPWCERTVRLGGRDPFPSPQAIANREHLKPRRVPKRRYVPQPARLPQPVMPLHHWNYWQRGNTANYAPYKRSHKAKVYPAIFCLLGFGLLGYLDVMVKFTRPFVSQNAYTQQTLIARPKVKTPTLSFADYYKQGHAAYQIRDYDQAVENFSQAIKQEPTNSKAYVNRGNARYNLKDYEGALADYNQALQINPQEVKAYVNRGNSRYMLADYSNDPDREYKQAIADFNKALYLNNQEAEAYIRRGVVRSQMAKYSSESLKDYKLAVADFTQALDLNSAKVEAYFQRGSVRYQMAQYSSDYAQEYQKAINDFDQALLLNDKLAKVYLKRGMLRYELSQYGGSESDQNNRKAIEDLQLAAKLSLEQKDTENYQQALSSMCVMVETRCSALFPNSNIWNSKETN; encoded by the coding sequence ATGCAGGTACTACGTTGTCTTCCCAACCCAGAAATCATCAACCTCAGCGTCAGTTTAGGTCGTGGCGGTGAAGCTTGTATTTATGCTCTGCCCTCAGATAGTGAGCTAGTAGCAAAAATTTATCACAAGCCCACCGTTGCCCACGCCTATAAACTCCAGGCAATGCTGGCTAATCCGCCAGAAAATCCTACGGCTAGCTTGGGGCATATTTCTATTGCTTGGCCTCTCGATTTACTCCGGGCGGCAGATATTAGCGATGAGTTTGCTGATAATAATAGCGATCGCATTATCGGCTTTCTCATGCCGCGGATTCGCGGGATGCGTCCTGTCATCGATTTTTACAACCCCAGAACTCGCCGCCAACATTGCCCTTTATTCAATTATCAATACCTACTCCGCACGGCTCGCAATTTAGCAGCCGCTTTTGCAGCTTTGCATAGCAGTGGCTATTGTGTTGGTGATGTCAACGAGTCCAATATCTTGGTTAGTGACACAGCACTTGTAACCTTAGTAGACACAGACTCCTTTCAAGTACGTGACTTAGACAACAGTGTTGTTTATCGTTGTCCAGTGGGTAAACCAGAGTTTACCCCACCAGAACTGCAAAACAAAATTTTTGCTCAACACGATCGCGAAATTGCTCACGACTTGTTTGGTTTAGGGGTACTGGTATTTCAACTTCTCATGGAAGGTACACACCCATTTTCAGGAATATTTCAAGGTATTCCTGAGCCACCGCCTTACGAAGCCCGAATTGCAGCGGGGCATTTTACTTACAGTCGTAAGCGGCAAGTTCCTTACCTCCCTACTCCCATTGCCCCAGCTTGGGAAATTCTCCATCCTAAGTTGCAAGAATTGTTTTTGCGTTGTTTTGAAGATGGTCACAGCGATACCCAACTGCGTCCTAGCGCTCAAAATTGGCTGTCGGCATTAGCAGAAGCAGAAGATAGTCTAATTACTTGCACCACCAATCCTCAACATCGCTATAACAACCACCTAAACACTTGTCCTTGGTGTGAACGTACCGTCCGATTAGGTGGACGCGATCCATTCCCATCGCCACAAGCGATCGCCAATAGAGAACATCTCAAGCCGCGCAGAGTCCCAAAAAGGCGTTACGTTCCCCAGCCTGCGCGTTTGCCACAACCAGTCATGCCGTTGCACCACTGGAATTATTGGCAAAGAGGAAATACCGCTAATTATGCTCCTTACAAACGTTCTCACAAAGCGAAGGTTTACCCGGCGATTTTTTGCTTGCTAGGTTTTGGGTTGTTGGGCTATTTGGACGTAATGGTTAAATTTACTCGTCCATTTGTTTCTCAAAATGCATACACCCAACAAACCTTGATTGCTCGTCCCAAGGTTAAAACTCCTACTCTCAGCTTTGCTGATTATTATAAACAGGGACATGCAGCTTACCAAATACGCGACTATGACCAAGCAGTAGAAAATTTTAGCCAAGCCATCAAACAAGAGCCGACAAATTCCAAAGCTTATGTTAATCGCGGCAATGCTCGCTATAACCTCAAAGATTATGAAGGTGCGCTTGCAGACTATAACCAAGCTTTGCAAATCAATCCCCAAGAAGTCAAAGCTTATGTGAATCGAGGTAATTCTCGTTACATGCTGGCTGATTATAGTAACGATCCTGATCGAGAATATAAACAAGCGATCGCTGACTTTAATAAAGCTCTGTACTTGAACAATCAAGAAGCAGAAGCTTATATCAGAAGAGGTGTTGTGCGATCGCAAATGGCTAAATACAGCAGCGAATCTTTAAAAGATTACAAACTAGCAGTTGCTGATTTTACTCAGGCACTTGACCTCAATTCAGCCAAAGTCGAAGCTTATTTTCAGCGTGGCTCTGTACGCTATCAAATGGCTCAATATAGCAGCGATTACGCTCAAGAATACCAAAAAGCGATCAATGACTTTGACCAAGCATTACTGCTCAATGATAAATTGGCTAAAGTTTATCTCAAACGCGGTATGCTTCGTTATGAACTTTCGCAATATGGCGGTAGTGAATCAGACCAAAATAATCGCAAAGCCATCGAAGATTTACAATTAGCTGCCAAGCTTTCTCTGGAACAAAAGGATACAGAAAATTACCAACAAGCACTTAGTAGTATGTGTGTAATGGTAGAAACCAGATGTAGTGCTTTATTCCCCAACTCTAACATCTGGAACAGTAAAGAAACCAATTAG
- a CDS encoding PP2C family serine/threonine-protein phosphatase: MKTSKLITHWRVVAASICGTSHIKNKQLCQDAHHWQLLPGNVLVAAAADGAGSASQGKVGAMVAVEAAIESLSIRQITRDSLADDQLVQTLLNEALLAAKKAVEDEAAAVRQQPQDLATTLIIAIATPEMAAAVQIGDGLAVAKDNQGNLLALTLPDNGEYINETTFLTSPGALDTAQMRLWRETIVNVALLTDGLQMLALNMVVGEPHKPFFFPLFDFVKNAEDKTAAKEQLVRFLGSERITQRTDDDLTLIIAAFNNT, from the coding sequence ATGAAAACATCAAAATTGATCACTCATTGGCGGGTAGTCGCCGCATCTATATGTGGTACTAGCCACATCAAAAATAAGCAGCTGTGTCAAGATGCCCACCACTGGCAGTTATTGCCTGGCAATGTGTTGGTGGCGGCGGCTGCGGATGGTGCGGGTTCTGCTAGTCAGGGAAAAGTGGGAGCAATGGTGGCTGTAGAAGCAGCAATAGAAAGCCTCTCAATCAGACAAATCACCAGAGACTCCCTCGCTGATGATCAGCTTGTCCAAACGCTGTTAAATGAGGCCTTATTAGCCGCTAAAAAAGCTGTGGAAGATGAAGCCGCAGCCGTTAGACAACAGCCCCAAGATTTAGCAACTACCTTAATTATTGCGATCGCTACACCAGAAATGGCCGCAGCGGTGCAAATAGGTGATGGTTTGGCAGTCGCCAAAGATAATCAAGGCAACTTACTAGCACTCACCTTGCCTGACAATGGTGAATATATCAATGAAACAACTTTTTTGACTTCACCAGGTGCTTTAGATACAGCCCAGATGAGATTGTGGCGTGAAACTATAGTTAATGTTGCACTCCTCACAGATGGGCTACAAATGTTGGCTTTAAATATGGTTGTTGGTGAACCTCACAAACCATTCTTTTTTCCTTTATTTGACTTTGTCAAGAATGCTGAGGATAAGACAGCTGCCAAAGAGCAATTAGTCAGATTTCTAGGTTCTGAGCGAATTACGCAACGTACTGATGATGATTTAACACTAATTATTGCTGCCTTCAACAACACATGA
- a CDS encoding vWA domain-containing protein — MHDTLSLDEVVEFAENPEPRCPCVLLLDTSGSMQGEAIEALNQGLLSLKDELVKNSLAARRVEVAIVTFDSHVNVVQDFVTADQFNPPILTAQGLTTMGSGIHKALDMVQERKSLYRANGIAYYRPWVFMITDGEPQGELDQVVEQAAQRLQGDETNKRVAFFSVGVENANMVRLNQIAVRTPLKLKGLNFIEMFVWLSASMSAVSHSQVDEQVALPPIGWGTI, encoded by the coding sequence ATGCACGATACTTTAAGTCTTGATGAAGTAGTGGAGTTTGCTGAAAACCCAGAACCACGTTGTCCTTGTGTGTTGTTGCTAGACACATCTGGTTCCATGCAAGGAGAGGCGATAGAAGCTTTAAATCAGGGCTTGCTGAGTTTGAAAGATGAACTGGTAAAAAATTCCTTAGCAGCTAGGCGGGTAGAAGTGGCGATCGTCACGTTTGACAGTCATGTGAATGTTGTACAAGACTTCGTGACTGCCGATCAATTCAATCCGCCAATTTTGACAGCACAGGGACTAACGACTATGGGGTCGGGAATCCATAAGGCGTTGGACATGGTTCAAGAGCGCAAATCTCTGTATCGTGCTAATGGTATTGCTTACTATCGGCCTTGGGTATTCATGATTACTGATGGAGAACCACAAGGCGAACTAGACCAAGTAGTAGAGCAAGCAGCGCAGCGCTTACAAGGAGATGAAACCAATAAACGTGTAGCTTTCTTCTCAGTAGGTGTAGAAAACGCTAATATGGTGCGCTTAAATCAAATAGCTGTGCGTACTCCACTAAAGCTCAAAGGACTTAATTTTATTGAGATGTTTGTTTGGCTCTCAGCTAGTATGTCAGCTGTTTCCCATTCGCAAGTAGACGAACAGGTAGCACTACCGCCCATTGGCTGGGGAACTATCTAA
- a CDS encoding response regulator gives MKNFGTFTVLHPQSLLRQLSNSSETTCLQAFSNSVTWTIYLEQGTITYATHSVEPFDRLERHLRRFSQQIPQLTSETRVQLRLIFETDSQSQFIKDHSVQDSQPPDYQAIYWLIEQGHLDAAQATMLIQELVKDVMESFLLIKTGTYKLSDSQQKVLKICRLDIEKIIDRCQIQLQRWQSFLPQISSPYQRPYLLLNSKNSLDIQPNLTAWMKGFSLRHLAIIMNQDEIQLAKNLYPYILQGGIILHEPDPPFDKLPKILLESSSFPQYTTVFFNKEFADTEVVEVNSNITPINVELPVENIATVEELSQVSAPLTENLQELPIPDNINSPTQRVTAATVTTKKTYKIVSVDDSPTILKEISRFLESENFTVVAIDDPLKAVMSIIRHKPDLILLDLNMAGIDGYELCRVIRNNSMFKYTPIIFVTGYKGIVDKVKARLVGASGYLTKPFSRAELLKIVFMHLT, from the coding sequence ATGAAGAATTTCGGTACATTTACAGTACTACATCCTCAGAGTTTATTACGACAGTTATCTAATAGCTCTGAAACTACTTGTCTGCAAGCCTTTAGCAATTCTGTAACTTGGACGATTTATCTAGAGCAAGGAACAATAACTTATGCCACCCATTCAGTAGAGCCTTTTGATCGATTAGAACGCCATCTGCGTCGCTTCAGCCAACAAATTCCCCAGTTGACTAGTGAAACTCGTGTGCAATTGCGCTTGATATTTGAAACTGACTCACAAAGTCAGTTCATAAAAGATCACAGCGTTCAAGATAGCCAACCTCCTGATTATCAAGCTATTTACTGGTTAATTGAGCAAGGACATTTAGATGCTGCACAAGCTACGATGCTCATTCAAGAATTGGTTAAAGATGTGATGGAATCATTTCTATTAATCAAAACAGGTACTTATAAATTAAGTGATTCTCAACAAAAAGTACTAAAAATTTGCAGACTAGATATAGAAAAAATTATTGACCGCTGTCAAATACAATTACAGCGTTGGCAGTCTTTCTTACCCCAAATTTCTTCTCCCTATCAGCGTCCGTACCTGTTACTTAATAGCAAAAATTCTCTAGACATTCAGCCAAATTTAACTGCCTGGATGAAAGGTTTTAGTCTACGTCATCTTGCCATAATTATGAATCAAGATGAAATCCAACTGGCTAAAAATTTATATCCTTACATTCTCCAAGGAGGGATTATTCTACATGAACCAGACCCACCTTTTGATAAATTACCCAAGATTTTGCTGGAATCGTCATCATTTCCTCAATATACAACAGTATTCTTTAACAAAGAATTTGCTGACACAGAAGTAGTAGAAGTAAATAGCAATATCACTCCAATTAACGTTGAGCTTCCTGTCGAAAACATAGCCACTGTAGAGGAACTATCACAGGTGTCTGCTCCTTTAACAGAAAATCTTCAGGAATTACCAATACCAGATAACATAAATTCTCCAACGCAAAGAGTAACGGCTGCTACTGTAACCACTAAAAAGACTTATAAAATCGTTTCTGTAGATGATAGCCCAACAATTCTTAAAGAAATTAGTCGTTTTTTAGAAAGTGAAAATTTTACTGTAGTCGCCATTGACGATCCACTCAAAGCTGTGATGTCAATTATTAGGCATAAACCCGATTTGATTTTGTTGGATCTGAATATGGCAGGGATTGATGGATATGAATTGTGTCGAGTTATACGTAATAATTCAATGTTTAAATATACTCCGATTATTTTTGTCACAGGATATAAAGGAATAGTTGATAAAGTAAAAGCTAGATTAGTTGGTGCATCTGGGTATTTAACTAAACCTTTTAGTCGTGCAGAATTACTTAAAATCGTTTTTATGCATTTGACATAA
- a CDS encoding type II toxin-antitoxin system VapB family antitoxin — translation METNIEIVNSLIQEALELGGHISRRAVIEEALKEYVQRRKQLKVLELFGTIEYEDNDDHQQQRQRE, via the coding sequence ATGGAGACTAATATAGAAATCGTTAACAGTTTAATTCAAGAAGCCCTGGAACTGGGCGGTCATATCAGTAGACGTGCTGTGATTGAAGAGGCTTTAAAAGAGTATGTGCAGCGTCGAAAGCAATTGAAAGTTTTAGAGCTATTCGGCACAATTGAATACGAAGATAATGATGACCATCAGCAACAGCGCCAGAGAGAATGA
- the vapC gene encoding type II toxin-antitoxin system VapC family toxin encodes MKVIVDTSVWSLALRSDQKVSNSHYVALFRELITDNRVILLGAIRQEILSGIRQPHQYNQLKNYLSGFPHLELDIKDYEVAAEFYNTCRHQGIKGANTDFLICAAAVRRNYSILSTNKDFENFSQYISISLVNA; translated from the coding sequence ATGAAAGTTATTGTTGATACCTCGGTCTGGTCTTTGGCTCTGAGAAGCGATCAAAAAGTTAGTAACTCACACTATGTTGCATTGTTTCGAGAACTAATTACAGATAATCGAGTTATTTTGCTGGGTGCTATTCGCCAAGAGATACTGTCGGGGATTCGTCAGCCTCACCAATACAATCAACTAAAAAATTATCTCAGCGGCTTTCCCCATTTGGAATTAGATATTAAAGATTATGAGGTTGCTGCTGAGTTTTATAATACTTGCCGACATCAGGGTATCAAAGGTGCAAACACAGATTTTCTAATTTGTGCCGCAGCCGTTCGTAGAAATTACAGTATTTTGAGTACAAACAAAGATTTTGAGAATTTTAGTCAGTATATTTCGATAAGTTTGGTTAATGCGTGA
- a CDS encoding CmpA/NrtA family ABC transporter substrate-binding protein produces MSDFFNQISRRKFILTAGASTGAVFLKGCLGNPPENLSSGGSTQSAPTAQPVANISPEQKPETTKVQLGYIPIVEAAPLIIAKEKGFFAKYGMTDVELAKQASWGAARDNVEIGAAGGGIDGGQWQMPMPHLITEGLITKGNKPIPMYVLCQLITHGNGIAIANKHQGSGIGLKLASAKSLFSKLKASPTPFTAAQTFPAVNQDFWIRYWLAAGGIDPDTEVKLLTVPSAQTVANMKTGTMDAFSTGDPWPFRIVKDKIGFMAALTAEIWKNHPEEYLAMRADWVDKNPKATKALLKGIMEAQQWCDNFDNRKEMSEIVAQRAYFNVPVDVLLDPYMGKYDMGEGRQIDDKSMAALYWKDEKGNVSYPYKSHDLWFITESVRWGFLPKDYIVNNAAKARALIDKVNREDIWKEAAKEAGIAAGDIPTNTSRGVEEFFDGVKFDPENPEAYLKSLQIKKVSV; encoded by the coding sequence ATGTCAGATTTTTTTAATCAAATTTCTCGCCGTAAATTTATTTTGACAGCTGGAGCATCTACGGGTGCTGTATTTCTTAAAGGCTGTTTAGGAAATCCTCCAGAAAACCTTAGTAGTGGTGGTAGTACGCAGTCTGCGCCAACTGCTCAACCTGTTGCCAATATTAGCCCTGAACAAAAACCAGAAACTACAAAAGTCCAGTTAGGATATATCCCAATTGTAGAAGCTGCACCATTAATTATTGCTAAAGAAAAAGGCTTTTTTGCGAAGTATGGCATGACCGATGTGGAGTTAGCAAAACAAGCTTCTTGGGGTGCAGCTAGAGATAATGTAGAAATTGGTGCTGCCGGTGGTGGGATTGATGGTGGTCAATGGCAAATGCCAATGCCACATTTGATTACTGAAGGTTTGATTACTAAAGGTAATAAACCAATTCCCATGTATGTATTATGTCAGTTAATTACACATGGAAATGGAATTGCGATCGCCAACAAACATCAAGGTAGCGGTATCGGCTTAAAATTAGCTAGTGCTAAGTCTTTATTCTCCAAACTCAAAGCTTCACCCACACCCTTTACCGCCGCCCAAACATTCCCCGCCGTTAACCAAGATTTTTGGATTCGCTACTGGTTAGCAGCCGGTGGTATCGACCCTGATACAGAAGTGAAATTGCTGACAGTTCCATCAGCACAAACCGTCGCCAACATGAAAACGGGAACAATGGATGCCTTTAGTACTGGCGACCCCTGGCCTTTCCGCATCGTTAAAGACAAAATCGGCTTCATGGCTGCATTAACAGCAGAGATTTGGAAGAATCACCCCGAAGAATATTTAGCTATGAGGGCTGACTGGGTTGATAAAAACCCCAAAGCTACGAAAGCACTGTTAAAAGGCATTATGGAAGCTCAACAATGGTGCGATAACTTTGATAATCGCAAAGAAATGTCAGAAATTGTGGCACAAAGAGCTTATTTTAACGTACCAGTTGATGTTTTGCTTGACCCATACATGGGTAAATACGACATGGGTGAAGGTCGTCAAATTGATGATAAATCAATGGCAGCTTTGTATTGGAAAGATGAAAAAGGTAACGTTTCTTATCCTTATAAAAGTCATGATTTATGGTTCATCACTGAAAGCGTGCGCTGGGGATTTTTGCCTAAAGATTATATTGTGAATAATGCTGCTAAGGCTAGAGCATTAATCGATAAAGTTAACCGCGAAGATATTTGGAAAGAAGCTGCAAAAGAAGCCGGAATTGCTGCCGGTGATATTCCGACAAATACATCTCGTGGCGTAGAAGAATTTTTTGATGGGGTAAAATTTGACCCCGAAAACCCAGAAGCATATCTGAAGAGTCTGCAAATCAAGAAAGTTAGTGTTTAG
- the ntrB gene encoding nitrate ABC transporter permease, translating to MTLAQRRSASPKLDNNFISRLQKQFPNIIPPIIAIAIFLVIWQLFSWTPGATLPGPVKVIQDTWVLILYPFYDKGGIDKGLFWQIWASLQRVAIGYSLAAVVGIALGIVIGINKTMSKALDPLFQLLRTVPPLAWVPISLAALRQNEPAALFVIFITAIWPILINTAVGVKEIPQDYNNVAKVLQLSKKDYFLNILIPAALPYIFTGLRIAIGLAWLAIIAAEIVMSGIVGIGFFIWDAYQNNYISEIILALVYIGAVGLLLDKLMAWIQNLILPTEQK from the coding sequence ATGACACTCGCGCAACGCAGGTCAGCTAGCCCTAAATTAGATAACAATTTCATATCTCGATTGCAAAAACAGTTTCCTAATATTATCCCGCCAATAATTGCGATCGCAATTTTTCTAGTTATCTGGCAATTATTTTCTTGGACTCCTGGCGCAACTTTACCAGGGCCAGTTAAGGTTATACAAGATACTTGGGTTTTGATCTTGTATCCCTTTTATGACAAAGGCGGCATTGATAAAGGACTCTTTTGGCAGATTTGGGCTAGTTTGCAACGGGTAGCTATTGGTTACTCTTTGGCTGCTGTAGTTGGTATTGCTTTAGGCATTGTCATTGGTATTAATAAAACCATGTCTAAGGCTTTAGATCCTTTATTTCAGTTATTGCGAACAGTACCGCCCTTAGCTTGGGTTCCTATTTCCTTAGCAGCATTGCGCCAAAATGAACCTGCTGCTTTGTTTGTAATTTTTATTACTGCAATCTGGCCGATTTTAATTAACACGGCTGTAGGTGTCAAAGAAATTCCCCAAGACTATAACAACGTCGCCAAAGTGCTGCAACTTTCCAAAAAAGACTATTTCTTAAATATTCTTATTCCTGCTGCCTTACCCTACATTTTTACAGGTTTGAGAATTGCGATTGGTTTAGCTTGGTTAGCAATTATCGCCGCCGAAATTGTGATGTCAGGTATTGTCGGTATTGGTTTCTTCATCTGGGATGCTTACCAAAACAATTACATCAGCGAAATTATCTTGGCATTAGTTTACATCGGTGCAGTGGGTTTGTTACTAGATAAACTCATGGCTTGGATTCAAAACCTGATTTTACCAACAGAACAAAAGTAG